The nucleotide sequence TCCTCACTTGTGGCGTCATTCACCAGAGTACTCCCACTTTTTCAGGTCACGAATCCTCTTTTGTGGCGCCACTCATCGGAGAGCTGCCACTTTTTCCGATCACGAATCCTCTTTTGTGGTGCCACTCACCGGAGTGCTGCCACTTTTTCAGGTCACGAATCCTCTTTTGTGGCGCCACTCACCAGAGTGCTGCCACTTTTTCAGGTCATGATTCCTCACTTGTGGCGTCATTCACCAGAGTGCTGCCACTTTTTCCGGTCAAGAATCCTCTTTTGTGGCGCCACTCACCGGAGAGCTGCCGCTTTCCCAATTTTTAATTGAACACCGGCTTTCCTGTTAATAACATACTGTGCCGTATCCTTAGTCAATAAAAGCGGAATGAAAAACAACTCCCCCATAACCCAAATACTCTATTACTGGAGCGGTTCTTTTCAGGATAGATTCAAAATCAAAAAGCATAAATTGCCTCCCTTCATTATTGAGTTTGACCGAACGGCCGGCTGCGTGCATCCGGTTTAAAGCAGATTAGAGAGTGTACCATGCGTTTTATGAATCTCTGATTTTATAAACTAGCTAATCGAACTCAGATTTGAATAGAATATTCGTCTGAATGCATGTCACGAAAGAAGTCTATTCCCCATTATGCGATTTCCTGTTCTTAAAAGTGCAAGTATTGTTCTCCTTTTTTAAACTAGAGCGGTTATGCCGCCATCCACAACAAAAACCTGGCCGACAATATAATCCGATGCTTTCCCGGAGAGCAGCAGAATAACACCGTCTAGGTCGCCTTCTGTACCGAAACGGCCGGCAGGCACCCCTTTTAAAATCCCAGCATTATCTTTTTCTAGAATCATTTTTGTCAATTTCGTCGGGAAATATCCCGGTGCGATTGCATTAACCTGAATATTGTCCGGGGCAAGTTTTACTGCAAGATCCTTCGTGAAACTGATGACAGCGCCTTTGCTTGTGCTGTAGGCAATCGTATCCATAAGCTCTGCCGGAGTTCCTCCCATTCCCGTAACTGAGGCGATATTGATGATCTTGCCCGAGCCCTGGCTTTTCATTACTTTTGCAGCAGCCTGGCTGAAAAGGAAGACTCCCCTGACATTGACATTCATGACTTTGTCCCATTTATCGGCAGGCAGTTCAAGCGCAGGCGCCATCCATGAGGTACCGCTGTTGTTGATTAAAATATCAATTGTTCCAAAGTGAGCCAACGTCTGGTCGATGACATTCTGGATATCCTTCTGGCTCGTTACATCACAGGCAATCGCAAGGGACTTAACACCGAGAGCAACAAGTTCTCCCCTGACCTTCTCGCATGCTTCAAGATCCCTTGAACACACGACAACATTAGCGCCTGCAAGTGCAAGCACTCTTGCCATTTGTGCGCCAAGCCCCTTTCCTCCGCCGGTAACAATAGCCGTTTTATTTTTCAAGCTGAATAGATTCAAATTCCTTGCTCCTTTCTAAAATCAGTGTGATCCTTTAATATCTTAGTAAGAGTTTGTCTAAGAGGTTACACTATTTGATGCGTTAGCCCCCGCCCTTTTCGACAAAAATAGACGTTTTCGGTAGACAAGGATATGGGTATACGGATAATAACTTGATTTGGCGGGATTTATGCTAAAATAAGGTCATACCAATTAGAGGAGGATAAAAGATGAAATACAGCGGGTATATCGGTACATATACAAAGGGAGACAGCAAAGGCATTTACTCCTTTACACTTGATACAGATGCAAAAAAACTGAGTGAACCAAGCGTTGCTGCTGAAATCGGCAGTCCTACATACTTGAATTTAAGCAAAGATAACCGTTTCGTATATGCGATTGGAAAAGACGGGGACGCAGGAGGGTTGGTTGCCTACTCAAGAAATGCGAATACAGGGGAATTGACGGAGCTTAACAGACAGCTTCGCGAAGGAGCATCACCCTGCCACGTAAGTGTTGATTCAACCAACCGGTTTGTTGTATCTGCAAATTACCATAACGGGACAATTGAATCCCATGAGATGGATGTGATCAGCGGAACTCTCTCATCCGCCCTTTCCATCCGCAAGCATGAAGGTTCAGGGCCTAATGAAGAAAGACAGGACGCTCCGCACGCCCACTATGCAG is from Bacillus sp. FSL H8-0547 and encodes:
- a CDS encoding SDR family oxidoreductase; this encodes MNLFSLKNKTAIVTGGGKGLGAQMARVLALAGANVVVCSRDLEACEKVRGELVALGVKSLAIACDVTSQKDIQNVIDQTLAHFGTIDILINNSGTSWMAPALELPADKWDKVMNVNVRGVFLFSQAAAKVMKSQGSGKIINIASVTGMGGTPAELMDTIAYSTSKGAVISFTKDLAVKLAPDNIQVNAIAPGYFPTKLTKMILEKDNAGILKGVPAGRFGTEGDLDGVILLLSGKASDYIVGQVFVVDGGITALV